TTCTTTCACTAAAAAGTCCACCTAGACTTGTAATTAGTAAAGGAATTGTAAAGGCTACAGCATATGGGAAAAGATTTAAAATTATATCCATTATTTTTTCTCCTTAAGTTTTAATGTAAGTTTGTTTAACCCACGTTCAATTAATACACTTACTGCAGAGAAGTATATAATTGTTGCAATTATTGTATCTCCAATCTCTGGTGGAATATCTGTCATAGCACTCATAAATCCTTTACCTGAGTGGAGTAGACCAAAGAATATAGCCCCTGCTAAGGCTCCATATGGGTTGTTTGCACCTAAAAGGGCAACTGCTATTCCATCAAAACCTGCTGTAGGTAGTATTCCTATCTGCATATTAGATGCGTAACCAACGTAGAAAGTAGCTCCTGCTAAACCAGATAAAGCCCCGGCAATAACCATTGAGAGTACAATGTTTTGGTTTACATTCATACCAGAGTATAGGGCTGCATCCTTATTAAACCCTGTAGCTTTCATCCTAAAACCTGTAACTGTTCTATTAAGTATTACAGATATTATTATTACTACTATAACTGCGATAAAAAATCCTAAATTTATATATGAACCATTAAAAAGCTCTGTTAACCATCCTAACTTTAATGATGAGTACTCTGGAATAAGTCTAGACTCTGTTTCAAGGGATTGTCCTTTAAAATATGCTGGTATTGTGTAATATACAATCCAGTAGGCTATCCAGTTCATCATAATTGTTGCTACAACTTCATGTACATTAAATTTAGCTTTAAGGTAACCAGGAACTATACCCCAAATACCACCACCTATCATAGATGCTAAAATTATTATAGGTAACATAACAGCTTTTGGTAAGTTAAGTGTAAGGGCTATAGCTGTGGCAAATAGACCACCCATTAACATCTGTCCAGAAGCTCCAATATTAAAAAGTCCGGTTTTAAACGCAAAAGCTACAGAGAGTCCAGTTAGGATAATAGGAGTAGCGGTAGCTAACGTATTTCCAACTCTCTCTATACTCATTAACCCACCTTTAAAAAGATAGGTATACCCAGTAAATGGATTATTTCCAATTAAAGTCATTAATAAGGCACCGGCAAGTAATCCTAAAATAACGGATATTATACCTACTATTAATTTATTATTTTTCAAAGTTCTCTCCTTTAGTTATTCCAGCCATCATTAACCCAACTTCGTTTTCGTTGGTTTCTGCTGAATTTACAACGCCTATAAGGTTTCCACTGTTTAAAACAGCTACTCTATCTGAAAGATCTAAAACTTCATCTAATTCAAGGGAGATTAAAAGTACTGCTTTACCTTGATCCCTCTGTTCTATTAATCTTTTGTGAATATACTCAATTGACCCAACATCTAAACCCCTTGTAGGTTGTACCGCTATTAAAAGGTCAGGGTTGTGTTTGATTTCTCTTCCAATTATTGCTTTTTGCTGGTTACCTCCAGACATAGTTCTAGTAATAGAGACAGGGCCTCGACCTGATCTTACATCAAAGTCTTTAATAATCTCTAATGCGTGTTCCCTAATAGGTTTAGTCTGTAAAAATCCATTTTTTGAGAAGGGTTCATTGGATATTATTTCAATAACCATGTTCTCTTCAATTGAGTAATCTAAAACTAGACCGTGTTTATGTCTATCTTCTGGTATATGTGCTATTCCTACATTTAATCTCTCTTTAATAGAGAAGTTGGTAATATTTTGACCATTATGGATAATTTGACCACTTTCGGCACTTCTTAAACCGGTTATAGCTTCCACTAACTCGTTTTGACCATTTCCATCAACACCAGCAATACCTACAATCTCTCCAGCTTTTATTTCTAGGCTGAAATCTTTTAATCCTAAAACTTTTCTAGAGTTTAAAACATTAAGATTTTCTAGTTTTAATATAGTCTCTCCAGGAGTACAATCCTTTTTATCAACTTTAAATGAGATTTTTCTCCCTACCATCATCTCTGCCATTTGGGAGAC
Above is a genomic segment from Thiospirochaeta perfilievii containing:
- a CDS encoding ABC transporter ATP-binding protein, which gives rise to MEYVVEMSNITKEFPGIIANDNISINLKKGEVLALLGENGAGKSTLMSILFGLYKPEQGEIKIKGKKAKINNPNHASEYGIGMVHQHFKLVHNFTVTENIVLGMEPKGLLLNLEDAAKKIKSLSDKYNLDVDPFAKIEDVSVGMQQRVEILKMLYRDAEVLIFDEPTAVLTPQEIKELLKIFKSLIDEGKSIILITHKLKEIKEAADRCTVIRRGKVIDTVNVKESSVSQMAEMMVGRKISFKVDKKDCTPGETILKLENLNVLNSRKVLGLKDFSLEIKAGEIVGIAGVDGNGQNELVEAITGLRSAESGQIIHNGQNITNFSIKERLNVGIAHIPEDRHKHGLVLDYSIEENMVIEIISNEPFSKNGFLQTKPIREHALEIIKDFDVRSGRGPVSITRTMSGGNQQKAIIGREIKHNPDLLIAVQPTRGLDVGSIEYIHKRLIEQRDQGKAVLLISLELDEVLDLSDRVAVLNSGNLIGVVNSAETNENEVGLMMAGITKGENFEK
- a CDS encoding ABC transporter permease — translated: MKNNKLIVGIISVILGLLAGALLMTLIGNNPFTGYTYLFKGGLMSIERVGNTLATATPIILTGLSVAFAFKTGLFNIGASGQMLMGGLFATAIALTLNLPKAVMLPIIILASMIGGGIWGIVPGYLKAKFNVHEVVATIMMNWIAYWIVYYTIPAYFKGQSLETESRLIPEYSSLKLGWLTELFNGSYINLGFFIAVIVVIIISVILNRTVTGFRMKATGFNKDAALYSGMNVNQNIVLSMVIAGALSGLAGATFYVGYASNMQIGILPTAGFDGIAVALLGANNPYGALAGAIFFGLLHSGKGFMSAMTDIPPEIGDTIIATIIYFSAVSVLIERGLNKLTLKLKEKK